In Aeromicrobium sp. A1-2, the DNA window ATGAAACTGCACCTGTCAGACGAGGATGTTGCCTTCCGTGAAGAGATGCACGACTTCTTCACGACGCAGATCCCCCAGCACATCCGCGACACCGTCGCCGCTCGCCGCGAGCTCACCAAGGAGCAGATCGTCGAGTCCGTCCAGGCCATGAACGCCGCTGGCATCGCAGTGCCGAACTGGCCGGTCGAGTGGGGCGGCAAGGACTGGACGCCACTGCAGCGTCACATCTGGCACGAGGAGATGCAGCTCGCCTCCGTCCCGGTGCCGCTGGCCTTCAACCACTCGATGGTGGGACCGGTCATCGCCGCGTTCGGCTCCCAGGAGCTCAAGGAGCGCTTCCTGGCCAAGACCGCCAACCTCGACATCTGGTGGTCGCAGGGATTCTCCGAGCCCGACGCCGGATCCGACCTCGCCTCGTTGCGCACGACCGCGGTCCGCGACGGCGACGACTACCTGGTCAACGGCCAGAAAACGTGGACGACCCTCGGCCAGTACGGCGACTGGATCTTCACGCTGGTCCGCACGGATCCGGACGTCAAGAAGCAGGCCGGCATCTCCTTCCTCCTGATCGACATGACGTCGCCCGGCGTCGAGGTCCGGCCGATCGAGCTGATCGACGGTGGCCACGAGGTCAACGAGGTCTGGTTCGACAACGTCCGCGTGCCAGCCGAGAACCTGGTCGGCGAGGAGAACAAGGGCTGGGACTACGCCAAGTTCCTGCTCGGCAACGAGCGGGTCGGCGTCGCGCCGGTCGGCTCGACCAAGCGCACGCTCTCGCTGGCCAAGGAGCACGCCAAGACTGCCGG includes these proteins:
- a CDS encoding acyl-CoA dehydrogenase family protein; translation: MKLHLSDEDVAFREEMHDFFTTQIPQHIRDTVAARRELTKEQIVESVQAMNAAGIAVPNWPVEWGGKDWTPLQRHIWHEEMQLASVPVPLAFNHSMVGPVIAAFGSQELKERFLAKTANLDIWWSQGFSEPDAGSDLASLRTTAVRDGDDYLVNGQKTWTTLGQYGDWIFTLVRTDPDVKKQAGISFLLIDMTSPGVEVRPIELIDGGHEVNEVWFDNVRVPAENLVGEENKGWDYAKFLLGNERVGVAPVGSTKRTLSLAKEHAKTAGPGGTSLLDDPLLAAQVADLENELLALELTALRVVANSADGKPHPASSVLKLRGTELQQAVTELIVDLAGPASLASGAGEDSDVPEWARVATPNYLNFRKASIYGGSNEVQRQIIAGTILGLRG